The following are from one region of the Salvia hispanica cultivar TCC Black 2014 chromosome 1, UniMelb_Shisp_WGS_1.0, whole genome shotgun sequence genome:
- the LOC125201294 gene encoding putative late blight resistance protein homolog R1B-12 isoform X2 codes for MTAYGATSSLMNTINNILCCSRFSLDDDCSQQIIQIVRRELEPWQQYILERLDKTRPSRSRKKVNALDGRIKDAIWKFEDSLESLLTQQIPSQLEILPEIVSIDLQSLQHEALSLIETLEDMKREYIYEVENMPQDKPISSSIGFPGTNSKMIGFSDLFQQLKTTLLGDRNRFRFRWLNGMAGVGKTTLAMQIYNDQEIHSKFECRAWVTVGRVPQPFSQILQGILAQLCGITQGDQWINYRLKERLRGKNCLIVLDDVWDKEALNRMYYFKDIPNGCIHVLLTGRHRKLKNDYGCDYGDEVRFLNEDESMELLCEKVFGDEICPPQLHKVAVKIAKHCEGLPLLIVTVASILSISKQNRDLAYWNDVAERRNSVFTDAYNKISEGSYWNIKDHHFPSLRFLLIEESDLVQMRSRYGSFPELRHISMNHCYKFKNIRIPHLFDHGTLEIEFEDCNPLALTWAMEVQIGYWHTLRVTSTSSFDEKPTTIKFERYGYGRFVSINPATEESNVEEITNRGEDDEDEKNDDDYTDDHEEENDDEYAYNHKGTGRIANVKERLSWAVYLVQLYTETQSSIPKLIHATGF; via the exons ATGACGGCTTATGGTGCTACGTCTTCTCTTATGAATACAATAAACAATATTCTCTGTTGTTCTCGTTTTAGCCTTGATGATGATTGCTCTCAACAAATCATACAAATCGTGAGACGTGAGTTGGAGCCTTGGCAACAATATATTCTGGAAAGATTGGACAAGACGAGGCCAAGCCGGAGCAGGAAGAAGGTGAATGCTTTGGATGGAAGAATCAAAGATGCAATTTGGAAATTCGAAGACTCATTGGAATCCCTTCTCACTCAACAGATTCCTTCTCAACTCGAAATTCTTCCAGAGATAGTCTCCATTGATCTGCAGAGTCTGCAACACGAAGCTCTTTCATTGATCGAAACGCTCGAGGATATGaagagggagtacatttatGAAGTAGAGAATATGCCTCAAGACAAACCCATTTCCTCCTCAATTGGTTTCCCTGGAACCAACTCAAAGATGATTGGATTTTCTGACCTATTTCAACAACTCAAAACCACTCTTTTGGGAGATCGCAACCGGTTTCGTTTTCGCTGGCTAAATGGAATGGCAGGTGTTGGGAAGACAACTCTTGCCATGCAAATTTATAACGATCAAGAAATTCATAGCAAGTTTGAGTGTCGCGCGTGGGTGACCGTAGGCAGAGTACCTCAGCCGTTCAGTCAAATTTTGCAAGGCATTCTTGCTCAATTGTGTGGAATTACTCAAGGAGACCAATGGATAAACTACAGATTGAAAGAAAGATTGCGTGGCAAGAATTGCCTCattgtgttggatgatgtCTGGGACAAAGAAGCTTTGAATAGAATGTATTACTTTAAAGATATCCCAAATGGATGTATTCATGTCTTGCTTACCGGCAGACATCgaaaattgaagaatgatTATGGGTGCGATTATGGGGATGAGGTGCGTTTCTTGAATGAAGATGAAAGTATGGAACTACTATGTGAGAAGGTGTTTGGTGATGAGATTTGCCCTCCTCAACTTCACAAAGTTGCTGTCAAAATCGCCAAGCATTGTGAAGGTCTTCCTCTCTTGATCGTCACTGTTGCTAGCATCCTTTCGATCTCCAAGCAGAATAGAGACCTGGCCTACTGGAATGACGTGGCAGAAAGGAGAAATTCAGTCTTCACGGatgcatataataaaatatcagaG GGTTCATATTGGAATATAAAAGATCATCATTTTCCGAGTCTTAGGTTTCTTCTAATTGAAGAAAGTGATTTGGTGCAAATGAGATCAAGATACGGAAGCTTCCCCGAGCTTAGACACATAAGCATGAATCATTgctacaaatttaaaaatatccggATACCCCATCTTTTTGACCACGGTACCCTAGAGATAGAATTTGAGGACTGCAATCCTTTAGCTTTGACTTGGGCCATGGAAGTACAAATAGGTTATTGGCATACGCTTCGTGTTACTTCTACTTCTTCCTTTGACGAGAAACCGACAACTATCAAATTTGAAAG GTATGGATATGGTCGATTTGTGTCCATTAATCCGGCCACGGAGGAATCAAATGTTGAAGAAATCACCAATCGAGGAGAGGATGACGAAG ATGAGAAAAATGATGATGACTATACGGATGATCATGAGGAAGAGAATGATGACGAATATGCGTATAATCATAAGGGTACAGGGAGGATCGCCAACGTCAAGGAGCGT CTGTCTTGGGCCGTTTACCTGGTACAACTGTATACAGAAACACAGAGCAGTATCCCGAAGCTTATACATGCAACGGGATTCTAA
- the LOC125201294 gene encoding putative late blight resistance protein homolog R1B-12 isoform X1, which produces MTAYGATSSLMNTINNILCCSRFSLDDDCSQQIIQIVRRELEPWQQYILERLDKTRPSRSRKKVNALDGRIKDAIWKFEDSLESLLTQQIPSQLEILPEIVSIDLQSLQHEALSLIETLEDMKREYIYEVENMPQDKPISSSIGFPGTNSKMIGFSDLFQQLKTTLLGDRNRFRFRWLNGMAGVGKTTLAMQIYNDQEIHSKFECRAWVTVGRVPQPFSQILQGILAQLCGITQGDQWINYRLKERLRGKNCLIVLDDVWDKEALNRMYYFKDIPNGCIHVLLTGRHRKLKNDYGCDYGDEVRFLNEDESMELLCEKVFGDEICPPQLHKVAVKIAKHCEGLPLLIVTVASILSISKQNRDLAYWNDVAERRNSVFTDAYNKISEGSYWNIKDHHFPSLRFLLIEESDLVQMRSRYGSFPELRHISMNHCYKFKNIRIPHLFDHGTLEIEFEDCNPLALTWAMEVQIGYWHTLRVTSTSSFDEKPTTIKFERYGYGRFVSINPATEESNVEEITNRGEDDEGDVADEKNDDDYTDDHEEENDDEYAYNHKGTGRIANVKERLSWAVYLVQLYTETQSSIPKLIHATGF; this is translated from the exons ATGACGGCTTATGGTGCTACGTCTTCTCTTATGAATACAATAAACAATATTCTCTGTTGTTCTCGTTTTAGCCTTGATGATGATTGCTCTCAACAAATCATACAAATCGTGAGACGTGAGTTGGAGCCTTGGCAACAATATATTCTGGAAAGATTGGACAAGACGAGGCCAAGCCGGAGCAGGAAGAAGGTGAATGCTTTGGATGGAAGAATCAAAGATGCAATTTGGAAATTCGAAGACTCATTGGAATCCCTTCTCACTCAACAGATTCCTTCTCAACTCGAAATTCTTCCAGAGATAGTCTCCATTGATCTGCAGAGTCTGCAACACGAAGCTCTTTCATTGATCGAAACGCTCGAGGATATGaagagggagtacatttatGAAGTAGAGAATATGCCTCAAGACAAACCCATTTCCTCCTCAATTGGTTTCCCTGGAACCAACTCAAAGATGATTGGATTTTCTGACCTATTTCAACAACTCAAAACCACTCTTTTGGGAGATCGCAACCGGTTTCGTTTTCGCTGGCTAAATGGAATGGCAGGTGTTGGGAAGACAACTCTTGCCATGCAAATTTATAACGATCAAGAAATTCATAGCAAGTTTGAGTGTCGCGCGTGGGTGACCGTAGGCAGAGTACCTCAGCCGTTCAGTCAAATTTTGCAAGGCATTCTTGCTCAATTGTGTGGAATTACTCAAGGAGACCAATGGATAAACTACAGATTGAAAGAAAGATTGCGTGGCAAGAATTGCCTCattgtgttggatgatgtCTGGGACAAAGAAGCTTTGAATAGAATGTATTACTTTAAAGATATCCCAAATGGATGTATTCATGTCTTGCTTACCGGCAGACATCgaaaattgaagaatgatTATGGGTGCGATTATGGGGATGAGGTGCGTTTCTTGAATGAAGATGAAAGTATGGAACTACTATGTGAGAAGGTGTTTGGTGATGAGATTTGCCCTCCTCAACTTCACAAAGTTGCTGTCAAAATCGCCAAGCATTGTGAAGGTCTTCCTCTCTTGATCGTCACTGTTGCTAGCATCCTTTCGATCTCCAAGCAGAATAGAGACCTGGCCTACTGGAATGACGTGGCAGAAAGGAGAAATTCAGTCTTCACGGatgcatataataaaatatcagaG GGTTCATATTGGAATATAAAAGATCATCATTTTCCGAGTCTTAGGTTTCTTCTAATTGAAGAAAGTGATTTGGTGCAAATGAGATCAAGATACGGAAGCTTCCCCGAGCTTAGACACATAAGCATGAATCATTgctacaaatttaaaaatatccggATACCCCATCTTTTTGACCACGGTACCCTAGAGATAGAATTTGAGGACTGCAATCCTTTAGCTTTGACTTGGGCCATGGAAGTACAAATAGGTTATTGGCATACGCTTCGTGTTACTTCTACTTCTTCCTTTGACGAGAAACCGACAACTATCAAATTTGAAAG GTATGGATATGGTCGATTTGTGTCCATTAATCCGGCCACGGAGGAATCAAATGTTGAAGAAATCACCAATCGAGGAGAGGATGACGAAG GCGATGTCGCAGATGAGAAAAATGATGATGACTATACGGATGATCATGAGGAAGAGAATGATGACGAATATGCGTATAATCATAAGGGTACAGGGAGGATCGCCAACGTCAAGGAGCGT CTGTCTTGGGCCGTTTACCTGGTACAACTGTATACAGAAACACAGAGCAGTATCCCGAAGCTTATACATGCAACGGGATTCTAA
- the LOC125200661 gene encoding putative late blight resistance protein homolog R1A-10 isoform X2: MVYWNEVAERRNSVFKDAFDEISKVLFPSYDYLPQRLKMIFLFMGVFPRDYDTPTSKIIIMLMAQGLLSWYKSGCTYLKELAYDYRLVLRILKSVDKNHFESQVAEFKSCWLHSSWRHVCREEASLNKFYHVLNKLTDAEEEVLKGQRGLCVENNILFGIKDFRDSVRLNCASFARSLLFYGPYHQYPIHIDVGFMLLREIDALTQRFYTFPTEILTLVQLKYLTLTCNGEVPSTISKLFNLRVLIIHPHMKIRRRGAPSYVPMEIWDMKELEHIEILGKSLVAPSHVVSLEKLTTLVGVNASICTILKLSQRIPNIKKLGIQIELTPYEDHKDFLSCFDFISTLETLGTLKLSITNPVIKKGNVFPVIDGALTLPCNLKKLHLSGMGFPWKYMDGIVCLPNLEALKLRSYTFQGSHWNIDDYRFPCLKFLLIEESDLVQWESRYKSFPELRNLSLKHCYKLKKIRIPSLFNHGITEIELEDCNPLALTWATQLQPGYGATLRVTSSSFFDEKPTTIKFERYGYGRPVFINRATKEANVVEEIANREEDDEVHYQ; encoded by the exons ATGgtctactggaatgaagtggCAGAAAGAAGAAATTCAGTCTTCAAGGATGCATTTGATGAAATATCAAAGGTACTTTTCCCAAGTTACGACTACTTACCTCAACGtcttaaaatgatttttctatttatgggAGTTTTTCCTCGGGATTACGACACCCCCACTTCCAAGATCATCATTATGCTCATGGCTCAAGGGTTGCTTTCCTGGTATAAGTCGGGATGTACGTATCTGAAAGAGCTAGCTTACGACTACAGGCTTGTTTTACGTATCTTGAAGAGCGTTGATAAAAATCATTTTGAGTCTCAAGTTGCTGAGTTTAAAAGTTGTTGGCTTCATTCTTCGTGGCGCCATGTGTGTAGAGAAGAAGCTAGTTTGAACAAGTTTTATCATGTCTTAAATAAGTTAACTGATGCCGAAGAAGAAGTTCTAAAAGGTCAGCGCGGCTTATGTGTcgaaaataacattttatttggCATCAAAGACTTTCGTGACTCAGTGAGATTGAACTGTGCATCATTTGCACGTTCTCTCCTTTTCTATGGTCCTTACCACCAATATCCAATCCATATAGACGTCGGTTTCATGTTGCTAAGGGAAATAGATGCCCTTACACAACGTTTTTATACTTTTCCAACAGAGATTCTTACACTAGTCCAACTAAAGTACCTTACTCTAACTTGCAATGGAGAAGTACCTTCAACCATATCTAAACTTTTCAACCTTCGAGTCTTGATTATCCATCCGCATATGAAAATTAGACGTCGTGGAGCTCCATCATATGTACCGATGGAAATATGGGACATGAAAGAGTTAGAGCATATCGAGATATTGGGAAAAAGCCTTGTAGCTCCATCTCATGTTGTTTCATTGGAAAAGCTCACAACTTTGGTAGGGGTGAATGCTAGTATTTGCACTATCTTGAAACTCTCCCAAAGAATTCCTAACATAAAGAAGTTAGGAATACAGATTGAGCTCACACCTTATGAGGATCATAAGGATTTTTTGAGTTGCTTTGATTTCATTTCAACGCTTGAAACCTTAGGGACTCTAAAACTCAGTATCACGAATCCAGTCATCAAGAAAGGTAATGTTTTCCCAGTGATTGATGGGGCACTGACGTTGCCatgtaatttaaaaaagttacatttGAGTGGTATGGGATTTCCATGGAAATACATGGATGGCATTGTTTGTTTGCCAAATCTTGAAGCTCTCAAATTGCGATCCTACACCTTTCAGGGTTCACATTGGAATATAGATGATTATCGTTTTCCGTGTCTTAAGTTTCTTCTAATTGAAGAAAGTGATTTGGTGCAATGGGAATCAAGATACAAAAGCTTCCCCGAGCTTAGAAACCTAAGCCTGAAACATTGctacaaacttaaaaaaatccGCATACCTTCTCTTTTTAACCACGGTATCACAGAAATTGAACTAGAGGACTGCAATCCTTTAGCTTTGACTTGGGCCACCCAATTACAACCAGGTTATGGTGCTACGCTTCGTGttacttcctcttctttttttgatgagaAACCGACAACTATCAAATTTGAAAG GTATGGATATGGTCGACCTGTCTTCATTAATCGGGCTACGAAGGAAGCAAATGTTGTTGAAGAAATTGCCAATCGAGAAGAGGATGACGAAG TTCACTACCAATAG
- the LOC125200661 gene encoding putative late blight resistance protein homolog R1A-10 isoform X1, whose product MVYWNEVAERRNSVFKDAFDEISKVLFPSYDYLPQRLKMIFLFMGVFPRDYDTPTSKIIIMLMAQGLLSWYKSGCTYLKELAYDYRLVLRILKSVDKNHFESQVAEFKSCWLHSSWRHVCREEASLNKFYHVLNKLTDAEEEVLKGQRGLCVENNILFGIKDFRDSVRLNCASFARSLLFYGPYHQYPIHIDVGFMLLREIDALTQRFYTFPTEILTLVQLKYLTLTCNGEVPSTISKLFNLRVLIIHPHMKIRRRGAPSYVPMEIWDMKELEHIEILGKSLVAPSHVVSLEKLTTLVGVNASICTILKLSQRIPNIKKLGIQIELTPYEDHKDFLSCFDFISTLETLGTLKLSITNPVIKKGNVFPVIDGALTLPCNLKKLHLSGMGFPWKYMDGIVCLPNLEALKLRSYTFQGSHWNIDDYRFPCLKFLLIEESDLVQWESRYKSFPELRNLSLKHCYKLKKIRIPSLFNHGITEIELEDCNPLALTWATQLQPGYGATLRVTSSSFFDEKPTTIKFERYGYGRPVFINRATKEANVVEEIANREEDDEGIIYSPAHNQ is encoded by the exons ATGgtctactggaatgaagtggCAGAAAGAAGAAATTCAGTCTTCAAGGATGCATTTGATGAAATATCAAAGGTACTTTTCCCAAGTTACGACTACTTACCTCAACGtcttaaaatgatttttctatttatgggAGTTTTTCCTCGGGATTACGACACCCCCACTTCCAAGATCATCATTATGCTCATGGCTCAAGGGTTGCTTTCCTGGTATAAGTCGGGATGTACGTATCTGAAAGAGCTAGCTTACGACTACAGGCTTGTTTTACGTATCTTGAAGAGCGTTGATAAAAATCATTTTGAGTCTCAAGTTGCTGAGTTTAAAAGTTGTTGGCTTCATTCTTCGTGGCGCCATGTGTGTAGAGAAGAAGCTAGTTTGAACAAGTTTTATCATGTCTTAAATAAGTTAACTGATGCCGAAGAAGAAGTTCTAAAAGGTCAGCGCGGCTTATGTGTcgaaaataacattttatttggCATCAAAGACTTTCGTGACTCAGTGAGATTGAACTGTGCATCATTTGCACGTTCTCTCCTTTTCTATGGTCCTTACCACCAATATCCAATCCATATAGACGTCGGTTTCATGTTGCTAAGGGAAATAGATGCCCTTACACAACGTTTTTATACTTTTCCAACAGAGATTCTTACACTAGTCCAACTAAAGTACCTTACTCTAACTTGCAATGGAGAAGTACCTTCAACCATATCTAAACTTTTCAACCTTCGAGTCTTGATTATCCATCCGCATATGAAAATTAGACGTCGTGGAGCTCCATCATATGTACCGATGGAAATATGGGACATGAAAGAGTTAGAGCATATCGAGATATTGGGAAAAAGCCTTGTAGCTCCATCTCATGTTGTTTCATTGGAAAAGCTCACAACTTTGGTAGGGGTGAATGCTAGTATTTGCACTATCTTGAAACTCTCCCAAAGAATTCCTAACATAAAGAAGTTAGGAATACAGATTGAGCTCACACCTTATGAGGATCATAAGGATTTTTTGAGTTGCTTTGATTTCATTTCAACGCTTGAAACCTTAGGGACTCTAAAACTCAGTATCACGAATCCAGTCATCAAGAAAGGTAATGTTTTCCCAGTGATTGATGGGGCACTGACGTTGCCatgtaatttaaaaaagttacatttGAGTGGTATGGGATTTCCATGGAAATACATGGATGGCATTGTTTGTTTGCCAAATCTTGAAGCTCTCAAATTGCGATCCTACACCTTTCAGGGTTCACATTGGAATATAGATGATTATCGTTTTCCGTGTCTTAAGTTTCTTCTAATTGAAGAAAGTGATTTGGTGCAATGGGAATCAAGATACAAAAGCTTCCCCGAGCTTAGAAACCTAAGCCTGAAACATTGctacaaacttaaaaaaatccGCATACCTTCTCTTTTTAACCACGGTATCACAGAAATTGAACTAGAGGACTGCAATCCTTTAGCTTTGACTTGGGCCACCCAATTACAACCAGGTTATGGTGCTACGCTTCGTGttacttcctcttctttttttgatgagaAACCGACAACTATCAAATTTGAAAG GTATGGATATGGTCGACCTGTCTTCATTAATCGGGCTACGAAGGAAGCAAATGTTGTTGAAGAAATTGCCAATCGAGAAGAGGATGACGAAGGCATTATATACTCTCCCGCCCACAACCAATAG
- the LOC125200660 gene encoding pentatricopeptide repeat-containing protein At1g62910-like: MGGCFFVRNSPLFLKFGVCGTLRFRRSCTGVNDSSIFRNLYSRVSAAEDCDYSSSSESEISVLAVKSGECRSTGLFFAVVRVLKTLNVRIARDVCFSATLEKYGFDQSFLAFKLLMHIYARAEMEMEVYALLRKIVYYCQKSELNLFGVSHALLCCDSDEEGLNFVLNVLVKFFALNLLFENAVAAVAQARKLGIRPSIRSCNLLLKQLGEANEREYVRTLFWEMKNCGPFPDVHTYEVMMSFYCRVPRGTDGVDIEEASSIMKEMEIVGISPSIVTYGTFVLGLCRVGALEVAWSYIRGLICNGHPCDCYCYTVVIHGFVKIGELDKAMQVFHEMKSSGIAGNVYSYSILIEGFCRYGNVERGLSLLEEMTRCNIKPSIITYSSVLKGLSRNGFMEIALNLFKKIGASGCEYDTRAYNILIAGFSEQGEMESANRLIEDMMDNNLAPDYFSYESMILGFCKIGSCNKALNFLDIMVEAGFLPHPYLFNHIVHGYCIKGQVEEALELIDKMTILGVSPNVFTYSAVVNRLCEEHKLRKVLEVIPVMLKSNQPPNDVIYSILIDGLAKQASPGKALVLYTSMLKVGICPDVITLTILINVLGSAGRVGEAYKLFREMNSEGIDLDNYVYTSMIAAFCRNGDMMKAWNLFQEMTREGASPSVVTYTCLIDGFLKIRRTDIADMLINEMNQKKICHDLVFYRVLLRECQKLRNVDRAQHLFVEMKNRGIITDEIPLAHEDAK, translated from the coding sequence atgggTGGCTGCTTTTTCGTCAGAAATTCCCCATTGTTTCTGAAGTTTGGAGTTTGCGGTACATTGAGATTCCGTAGAAGTTGCACAGGTGTAAACGATAGCAGCATCTTCCGCAATTTGTACAGCCGCGTCTCTGCTGCGGAAGACTGTGATTATTCCAGCAGCTCAGAGAGTGAAATTAGTGTTTTAGCGGTGAAATCTGGTGAGTGTCGAAGCACTGGCCTGTTTTTCGCTGTTGTTAGAGTTCTCAAGACTTTGAATGTGAGGATTGCGAGAGATGTTTGCTTTTCTGCGACACTGGAGAAGTATGGTTTTGATCAATCGTTCTTAGCTTTTAAGCTGTTGATGCATATATATGCGCGTGCTGAGATGGAAATGGAGGTTTATGCATTGCTTAGGAAGATTGTGTATTATTGTCAAAAGTCTGAGCTGAATTTGTTCGGTGTGTCACATGCTTTATTGTGCTGTGATAGTGATGAAGAAggattgaattttgttttaaatgtgCTTGTGAAGTTCTTTGCTTTGAATCTGTTGTTTGAGAATGCGGTGGCTGCAGTGGCACAGGCTAGGAAGCTTGGCATTCGGCCTAGCATCCGATCGTGCAATTTATTGCTAAAACAATTAGGGGAAGCCAATGAGAGGGAATATGTGAGGACTTTGTTCTGGGAAATGAAGAATTGTGGACCATTTCCTGATGTACACACCTATGAAGTTATGATGAGTTTTTACTGCAGAGTGCCTCGTGGCACGGATGGAGTAGATATTGAAGAAGCGAGTAGCATTATGAAGGAAATGGAGATAGTGGGTATTAGCCCTTCCATTGTAACATATGGTACGTTCGTTCTCGGGCTGTGTAGAGTTGGTGCTCTTGAGGTTGCTTGGAGCTATATCCGAGGGTTGATATGCAACGGTCATCCATGTGACTGTTACTGCTATACTGTAGTTATTCATGGATTTGTGAAAATAGGTGAACTAGATAAGGCCATGCAGGTTTTTCATGAAATGAAGAGTTCTGGAATTGCAGGAAATGTATATAGCTATAGTATCCTGATTGAGGGTTTCTGCAGATACGGAAATGTAGAGAGAGGTCTTAGCTTGCTCGAGGAAATGACGAGATGTAATATTAAACCGTCCATTATCACCTATAGCTCAGTTTTAAAAGGACTCTCGAGGAATGGCTTCATGGAGATTGCACTGAATTTGTTCAAGAAGATAGGGGCATCTGGATGTGAATATGACACTCGTGCTTACAACATTTTGATTGCGGGATTTTCTGAGCAGGGTGAGATGGAATCTGCAAATAGACTTATAGAGGATATGATGGATAATAATTTGGCTCCtgattatttcagttatgagAGTATGATCCTAGGATTTTGTAAAATTGGTTCCTGCAATAAGGCCTTGAACTTTCTTGATATCATGGTAGAAGCTGGTTTCTTGCCCCATCCTTACTTGTTCAATCATATTGTACACGGATACTGCATTAAAGGACAGGTCGAGGAAGCCTTGGAGTTGATTGATAAAATGACAATCCTGGGCGTTTCTCCTAATGTGTTTACCTATTCTGCAGTTGTTAACAGGCTGTGCGAAGAGCACAAGTTGAGGAAGGTATTAGAGGTTATTCCTGTAATGCTTAAATCCAATCAACCCCCTAACGATGTAATTTATAGCATCCTCATTGACGGCCTTGCTAAGCAGGCGAGCCCGGGGAAGGCCTTAGTGTTGTATACAAGCATGTTGAAGGTTGGGATTTGTCCTGATGTGATCACATTAACCATTCTGATTAATGTGTTAGGCTCTGCAGGAAGAGTGGGAGAGGCATATAAGTTATTCAGAGAAATGAACTCTGAGGGCATAGATCTCGATAACTATGTGTATACCTCAATGATAGCTGCATTTTGTCGGAATGGAGATATGATGAAGGCATGGAATCTGTTCCAGGAGATGACGAGGGAGGGTGCCTCACCTTCTGTTGTTACATACACATGCCTAATTGATGGATTTCTCAAGATTAGACGCACGGATATAGCTGACATGcttataaatgaaatgaatcaGAAGAAGATCTGCCATGATTTGGTATTCTACCGGGTCCTGCTCCGTGAGTGCCAAAAGCTTCGAAATGTTGACAGAGCTCAGCATCTGTTcgttgaaatgaaaaatagggGAATAATAACAGATGAAATACCTTTAGCACACGAGGACGCTAAATAG
- the LOC125214499 gene encoding uncharacterized protein LOC125214499 codes for MSFMKGDLLSKTRKLVKGFAKTEPVWLRSMEKAPPATFPRAQNKLRQITFPEDTYVNKFYQKHPDSKFEDPIKVSSFDPPAAREFAWRVLELKEQGVDEIDAMAVADTEYRAERKARKQAYARLKQISKLQGTRLPPNPYPSAVKEIQAEERKLIKDRFFNPQSRQIVERLKEERDAMLMDRR; via the exons ATGTCGTTTATGAAAGGAGATTTGTTGTCAAAAACTCGTAAACTCGTTAAAGGGTTTGCTAAAACGGAGCCTGTTTGGCTTAGGTCCATGGAAAA GGCGCCGCCTGCTACGTTTCCTCGCGCACAGAATAAGCTTAGGCAAATAACCTTCCCGGAGGATACTTACGTGAACAAGTTCTACCAGAAGCATCCGGATTCGAAATTCGAAGATCCAATCAA GGTTTCTAGCTTTGATCCTCCTGCAGCTCGTGAATTTGCTTGGAGAGTGCTTGAATTGAAGGAGCAGGGAGTTGATGAGATCGATGCCATGGCTGTTGCTGAT ACCGAGTATCGAGCTGAAAGAAAAGCCAGAAAGCAGGCCTACGCTCGGCTGAAGCAAATCTCAAAGCTTCAGGGAACGAGACTGCCTCCAAACCCCTACCCAAGTGCTGTCAAGGAGATTCAAGCAGAAGAAAGAAAGCTTATCAAGGACCGGTTCTTCAATCCCCAGTCTCGCCAAATTGTGGAACGACTTAAAGAGGAGAGAGATGCAATGTTGATGGACAGAAGGTGA